A stretch of Castanea sativa cultivar Marrone di Chiusa Pesio chromosome 2, ASM4071231v1 DNA encodes these proteins:
- the LOC142625136 gene encoding uncharacterized protein LOC142625136, which yields MILTPSGSLPKGGSFDGAPVGDGFTVEKDTNLTVKNHVPIFEELITEPDRGRYRPRSRTPPSESFSCDEERCGRQRGKGPSHKGLGNDAMSKALNQISKPPFTERIERGKLPRRFTQPMFVMYNGRTDLVEHVSHFNQRMVVHSKNETLMCKVFPSSLGPVAMRWFDGLKEGSIISFKELARLFGSRFVTCSRVHRPLDSLLSINMREGETLNMYFDRYWEMFNEIDGDFDDVAIRTFKVGLIAEHGLRKSLTGKLVSRVRQLINSIGKYKWVEEDQKQGKEKAKVVSQDRRDVRSDKYYNNWPRRDFARQSGSINAQMVNTAF from the exons ATGATCTTAACGCCATCGGGCAGTCTACCTAAAGGTGGTAGCTTTGATGGTGCTCCAGTAGGTGATGGTTTTACAGTAGAGAAAGATACAAATTTGACGGTGAAGAATCACGTTCCCATTTTTGAGGAGTTGATCACGGAGCCTGATCGTGGCCG TTACCGGCCTAGGTCAAGGACTCCTCCTAGTGAGTCTTTTTCGTGTGATGAGGAGCGATGTGGTAGGCAGAGAGGGAAAGGTCCGTCCCATAAGGGCCTAGGCAATGATGCCATGAGCAAGGCCCTGAATCAAATCTCCAAGCCACCTTTTACCGAGAGAATAGAGAGAGGAAAGCTTCCTCGACGGTTTACTCAGCCAATGTTCGTTATgtataatggcaggacagaccttgtggagcacgtaagccatttcaatCAGAGAATGGTTGTTCACTCTAAGAATGAGACTTTAATGTGCAAGGTGTTTCCATCCAGTTTAGGGCCAGTggcgatgagatggtttgatggtcTGAAGGAAGGTTCTATTATTTCCTTTAAGGAGCTTGCAAGGCTCTTTGGCTCTCGGTTTGTAACTTGTAGTAGGGTTCATCGACCTTTAGACTCCCTGCTGTCTATAAATATGCGAGAGGGAGAAACCTTGAATATGTACTttgacagatactgggagatgtttaatgagattgatggagattttgatgacGTGGCTATAAGAACATTCAAGGTCGGCCTAATTGCCGAGCACGgtttgaggaaatctttgacaGGGAAACTAGTTAGTAGAGTGCGTCAACTCATAAACAGTATTGGTAAGTATAAATGGGTCGAGGAGGACCAAAAACAAGGTAAGGAGAAGGCTAAAGTGGTCTCTCAAGATAGAAGGGATGTTAGGTCGGACAAATACTACAATAACTGGCCTCGGAGGGATTTTGCTAGGCAATCTGGATCTATTAATGCTCAGATGGTTAACACAGCGTTCTGA
- the LOC142625138 gene encoding uncharacterized protein LOC142625138: MSIARPLTEDSSPESKRSKVEVRPVLSFSDEDKVGTLQPHDDALVVTLRIGDSPQVGFDGKVVIPKGQIRLPVQIGLEVVKVDFIVVDAYSPYTAIVARPCLHAMGAISSTLHLKVKYSSGDQVEELVRS; this comes from the exons ATGTCCATAGCTCGGCCACTTACAGAGGACTCCTCCCCTGAATCGAAGAGGAGTAAGGTGGAAGTTCGACCTGTGTTGAGTTTTTCTGACGAGGACAAGGTTGGTACCTTgcagccacatgatgatgccttagtggttaccctcaggatagggg ATTCACCTCAggtaggttttgatgggaaAGTTGTTATTCCAAAGGGCCAGATTAGACTACCAGTACAGATAGGTTTAGAAGTGGTcaaggtggatttcattgtagtGGATGCATACTCTCCCTACACtgccattgtggcaagaccttgccTTCATGCCATGGGGGCTATTTCTTCCACCCTACACTTGAAAGTGAAGTACTCATCTGGGGACCAGGTTGAGGAATTGGTCAGAAGCTAA